A segment of the Promicromonospora sukumoe genome:
TAGACCCTGACTTCCGTGCGGGGCCGATCGGGTGTGATCGACGACGCTGTGGCGGAGTCCGGATATGAGTCGGGACTACCCGCTGGAACCTGTTAGAGTTTTCACCGGTCGCCCACCCGGTCACGGGACGGGCGCTAGCGATCCCGCGTAGCTCAGCTGGCAGAGCATCCGACTGTTAATCGGACGGTCGTTGGTTCAAGTCCAACCGCGGGAGCCAGAACGAGGTCCTGAATCCCTTCTTGACGTGGGGATTCGGGGCCTCGCCGTTTTCCCGGTCAGCCTTGGTCAGAACGCCTGCGTGTCGGCTGATCCGCCCGCACACGTCTGGTGTCGTACGCCCACATCGCGACCTCGACGCGGTTGCGGGCGCCGAGCTTGGTCATCAACGACGCGACGTGGGTCTTGACCGTGCTCAGGCCGACGAAGAGCACGGCGCCGATCTCGGCGTTGGTTCGGCCCCGTGCCACGAGCGCGAGCACCTCCTCCTCACGCTCGGTGAGCGGGTCGATGGGCTGGACCGGTGCCGCCGGTGCCTGGTCGGCGAAGGACGCCAGCAGCCGGCGGGTCACGTTGGGGGCGATCAGCGCGTCCCCGTCGGCCGCCGCGTGGATGGCCTGGACGAGGAGCTCCGGCCCGGCGTCCTTGAGCAGGAAGCCGCGAGCGCCGGCGCGTAGGGCGCCGAGGACGTACTCGTCGAGGTCGAAGGTGGTGATCACGACGACCGCCATCGGGTCCGCCACGTCCTGCCCGGCCAGGCGCCGCGTCACCTCGACGCCGTCGATCCCGGGCATCCGGATGTCGACGAGGAGGACGTCGGGACGCAGCCGGGTCGCCAGGTCGAGCGCTGCGAGCCCGTCCGCTGCCTCCCCCACGACCTCGACGTCGGGTTGCGCGCCGAGGATCATCACCAGCCCGGTCCGGACGAGGTCCTGGTCGTCGGCCACGACGACACGGATGCTCATGCCGACACCTCCACTGGCAGCACGGCCTCGACCGTCCAGCCGCCCTCGGGCCTGGGCCCCGCGGAGAACGATCCGCCGAGGAGCTGGGCGCGTTCGGCCATGCCCAGCAGGCCGAACCCGGGCTCCGGGACCGGCCCGGGCTCGGCCTGCCCGTCGTCGCTGACCCGCAGCCTGACGATGTCGCCCTCCCGGCGGACGTCGATCCCGACGCGGGTCGCGCTCCGGGCGTGACGTACGGCGTTAGTCAGTGACTCCTGCGCGAGCCGGTAGAGCGCGGTGTCCACGGGTGGTGCCAGCCGGGTCAACGAGCCGTTCAGCGTGACCTCGACGGTGGGATTGGTGTCGGCGCGCGCCAGAGCAGGCAGGTCCGCGACACCGAGCTGCGGTGAGTAGGCGACGGCTTCCTCCTCACGCAGCACCCGCACCATGGATCTCATCTCCGCCAGGGTTCGCGAGGCCTCGGACTCGATCGCGGCCAGGACCTCGGCAGCCTTCTCGGGCTGGACACCGGCGACCACGCCACCGGCCTGCGCCTGCACCGCGATGGCCGAGACATGGTGGGCCACGGTGTCGTGCAGCTCGCGCGCCAGCGCCACCCGCTCCTGGTTACGGATCTCGCGCTGCTGACGATGCGAGAGGGCCGCGCGGTAGCGGAACACCACCGCGAGGGCGACGACCAGCAGCAGGAGGACGCTCCCGCCGAAGACGTCGGTCCAGCCCGCGGAGGTGGCGTACATCCCGAGCACGACGATGACCGCCACGAACGCCGTCCCCAGGACGATCTCCCGTCCCGAGCCCCACCGCACCAGGGCGTAGAGCAGGATCAGGACGGCGATCATGGAGTAGAGGCCGAGGTCCCCGGCGTGCGCCGTCAGCTGCAGGACCGAGAGCACCCCGGCGACGCCCCACCCGACCAGAACGGCCAGGAGGGGGCGACTCCGCCGCCAGAGCAGTGCGGGCACCAGCGCCAGGGCGAGCACCGTCACCACGGGCCGCCAGGCCAGCCCCGGCCGAACGATGCCCTCGACCAGGGCGGCGGCCGCGAACACGCCCGCCAGCAGCCAGTCGAGCCGACCGACGGGTCGGGCGTCAGCAGGCCGCGGCTCGTGCCAGACGGAGCGCCGGAAGGTGACCACGGCTCCAGCCTAGGGATCGGTGTGCCCCGGCGTACCGGCCGAAAGCATGAGATGGAGGCCCTTCCATCGGCCAGGTGAACTCCGGCCTCCGGGCCGGTGTGCGAGCCGTTGCACTCAGCGAGCGTGGACCTATCGATCCTCACCACGACAACGGAGCCCACCATGAGCACATCGCAGCCCACCACCACGCTGGAAGACCCGCGCATCCCGGTGCGAGCAAAGCTCGCCGCGGCGTGGACCAGCTTCATGTTCCTGTACGCCTACGTGGACATTCTTGGCTTCTTCACGCCTGGCATCGTCAAGGACATCCTCGCCGGCCGGGTCTACGAGTTCGACCTCTCCCAGACCTTCTCGACGACGGCGCTGACCCTCATGGCCGTCCCGATCTTCATGGTCGTGCTGTCGATGACGCTGCCCGCCCGCGCGAGCCGCATCGCTAACCTCGTTGTGGCCGCGCTCTACGTCCCCGTCACGGTCTTCAACGTGGCGGGCGGGTTCTGGCTGTACTTCTACGGCCTCGGCGTCGTACTGGAACTGATCGTTCTCGCCCTCATCCTGCGATACGCCTGGACCTGGCCCCGCACCGCACGGTCGGCGAGCCTGGCAACCGGCGCGGACCGTGAAGGCGTTCGCGCCCGGCAGCGAGCGTGAACCCAGGTGCGGTCCTTGTCGGTCGCTGGTTGAAGTCCGACTGCGGGAGCATCTCGGAGGCCCCGAACACCCGGATGACCTGGGTGTTCGGGGCCTCTCTCGCTTGGCTGCAGATGTGAGGGACGCCCGACGTGCCCTACACGGACTTGAAACCGCCTCGGTCCGTAGTCCAGCGATAGTCGTCTGCGGGTGCGCTGGGGCTCGGGGCGCAGCCTCGGTGCGGCGCCACGTATGACCGTCACGATCGACGCCCATGGCGAGGACCTTCGCGTCAGCAGACCCGATCTCCTCCCACAGGTGCTCGGAGACAAGCCGCAGCCCACCCTCGACCGGGTCGACATCGGGGAAGACGTCGCGCGCGCTGTCGCGAGCCGATGCGATGAAGCGCTCCAGCCCCTGGAGGTCGACGACGAACTCCACCGGCGTGGCGTCAGGCGACACCTGCACCAGCGCGCGAGCCTCGCGCGCGTCGACCGCGATCTGGCCCACGACGTCAACACCGCGAGAGATGAGATCACAGGCGAGGTTCGGGATCGAGTCGGGGTTCACGACAGAGTCCTCGGCTGGTCGACGGGAAGAGCCAGAAACCGCAGCTGCACAGCCACGCCGACGCTACAGTCTGCTGCGTGCTGCGACGATTTCGCGCCTACTGGGCCGACGAGGACGAGTGGCACTGGTTCGAGCTCGACGACGAGGGATACGCGTCCAGACACGTGGTCCTGCGTAGCGGCGAGCCGATCGTGGCAGCACGCCAGGACCGGTTACTCGACTCAAGAGACCGGGCAGGGCTCCTTGGCGTTCAGCTTTACGAGGCCGTCTACGGCGTACTCGCAGAAGGTGTAGTGGGTACCCCTCCATCCGCGATCCCGGTCGAGGTCGACGAGTTCGACCACGTGTTCCAGGCAGCCGAGAACCAGCGGCGCTTCGAACGCACGACGACAGGCCCGTTCCCCTACGGGTCGCTCGTTCAGGGAACGTTCGGAACCACCCCTGGCCGCCTGGTGCCACAGGTACCTACGTCGACATCGGGCATTCCCCTGTCCACGGCTTCGTCGACGCTCTGTGGTTCCACCACAACAGGGCGTCATGGCCCGTTCCCGGGACCCAGGCCGAGTTCAGAGTCGTCGATCTGCGGTGGCACTCGCTCCAGCTACGCCTCGAGCCCTCGAAGGTTCCGCACCCCGACCTGCCTTGGCCTCAGCCCTACGACTGGGACAACCACGAGTTCACGCGCTGACCGCGGCGTCCGTCAGTCGCATCAGCCCGGCCGCCGTCGTCCGAAAGCCGCAGCACTCCAGGTAGAAGCCCGCCCGGTCGGCCTCGAAGTCGACGTGCAGCCACTCGCACCCCAGGTCACGCGCAGCCGCGGCAGCCTCCGCGACCAGCGCACGCCCGATCCCCTGCCCCTGGTGTCCGGGCTCGACGACCGTGTCCAGCAGCACCGCGTGTACCCCGCCGTCACCGATCACATTGACGAACCCCACCAGGTTCCCTGCGGGATCAGCGGCCGTGATCCAGGTCAGGCTGTGCCGCTCCAGCCGCGCGGACCACGGTGTCACTGCCCCCGGAGGACTCTCGAACGCACGAGCGTGCAGGGCCGAGAGCGCGGCGTCGTCGACCGGGCCTCGGCGCACCAGGGTCATGTCCATCGCGGCACCCTACGCCGGGCCCGGAACAGCGGTGCCCCGAGCAAGCGTCAGACCGCCCGGGTCCGGTAGACGCTCCGGATGGCGGCGACGTCGTCAGGCACCAGCGGCATCATCGGCAACGATCCTGCTAGCGCGTCGAGTCGACGGCGGACCGTCGTGGCGATGCCCTTGCCGAGCGAGAACCGAGTCGCGGTAACGGCCCGCTCCGCACCAGCGACCAGCCGGAGCGCCTCGCGACTGCGGATGCCGGTGTGCGAGAGCACCAGGTGCCCGAGCCGGTGCGGCCCGCCCGACAAGGCAGCGGCGATCACGTCCGCCGCCTCGCCGTCGACCCGGTTGTCGGATGCGCTTAGCACCCCGGCAGCGCGGACCCGGCCGAGGTCCAGCACCTCGACCCCGGCGTCCACCGCGGCGGCCGTGAGCACTGCTGCCCCGCCCGGTCCGATGCCGTTGCTGGCCACGGACAGCCGGGTGAGCGCGCCGTACGGTGCGGCGGTCAATGCCTCGGCGAGAGCCCGGGCGCCGTCGTCGCCCAGCCCCGGCCGCCGAGACGTACAACTCGCCCAGCGCGCCCGCGGCCACCACGCGCGCGAACGAGGCCGCGCCGTCAGGACCGAGCTCGTTGCCGCCCACATAGGCACGGATCACCCCTCGCCCGCTCGCCGAGGCGGCGATCAGGGCGTCCGCCAGGACCGCCGTCCCCGGACCGTCGAGAGCGGTCTGGACCAGGTCAAGGGTGCGCAGGTCGCGCGCCGCCTCGACCAGGGCCGCTCCGGAGCGGCCGGCGTCCCTGCCGAGCGGGTTCCGCTTGAGCCAGACGCTGCGCACGGCGTGCGGGGAGCCCGCGAGCCGTTCCGCGATCGAGCACGCCCGCCGGCGGTGATGCCGTTGCACCCCAGGTAGAGCGTCTCGACACCCGCGCGGCTCACGCCGTCGGCCACCGCGACCGCTCCCGAGTCACCGAGGCCGTCGGTCCCGAGCAGCGCGTGCCGTACGACCCCCGGACGCAGCTCCTGCGCCACGCGCGCGCCGCCGTCGGGCCCGAGCGACTGCCTGCACAGGTCCAGCCGGCCGTCCGGCAGGGCGGTCCCCGCCGGGAAGTCCGTTCGTTGCCGCACCGGTGAGCCGGTGCGGCAACGAACGGACTTCCCGGCGGGGACCGCCCTGCCGGACGGCCGGCTGGACCTGTGCAGGCAGTCGCTCGGGCCCGACGGCGGCGCGCGCGTGGCGCAGGAGCTGCGTCCGGGGGTCGTACGGCACGCGCTGCTCGGGACCGACGGCCTCGGTGACTCGGGAGCGGTCGCGGTGGCCGACGGCGTGAGCCGCGCGGGTGTCGAGACGCTCTACCTGGGGTGCAACGGCATCACCGCCGGCGGGGCGTGCTCGATCGCGGAACGGCTCGCGGGCTCCCCGCACGCCGTGCGCAGCGTCTGGCTCAAGCGGAACCCGCTCGGCAGGGACGCCGGCCGCTCCGGAGCGGCCCTGGTCGAGGCGGCGCGCGACCTGCGCACCCTTGACCTGGTCCAGACCGCTCTCGACGGTCCGGGGACGGCGGTCCTGGCGGACGCCCTGATCGCCGCCTCGGCGAGCGGGCGAGGGGTGATCCGTGCCTATGTGGGCGGCAACGAGCTCGGTCCTGACGGCGCGGCCTCGTTCGCGCGCGTGGTGGCCGCGGGCGCGCTGGGCGAGTTGTACGTCTCGGCGGCCGGGCTGGGCGACGACGGCGCCCGGGCTCTCGCCGAGGCATTGACCGCCGCACCGTACGGCGCGCTCACCCGGCTGTCCGTGGCCAGCAACGGCATCGGACCGGGCGGGGCAGCAGTGCTCACGGCCGCCGCGGTGGACGCCGGGGTCGAGGTGCTGGACCTCGGCCGGGTCCGCGCTGCCGGGGTGCTAAGCGCATCCGACAACCGGGTCGACGGCGAGGCGGCGGACGTGATCGCCGCTGCCTTGTCGGGCGGGCCGCACCGGCTCGGGCACCTGGTGCTCTCGCACACCGGCATCCGCAGTCGCGAGGCGCTCCGGCTGGTCGCTGGTGCGGAGCGGGCCGTTACCGCGACTCGGTTCTCGCTCGGCAAGGGCATCGCCACGACGGTCCGCCGTCGACTCGACGCGCTAGCAGGATCGTTGCCGATGATGCCGCTGGTGCCTGACGACGTCGCCGCCATCCGGAGCGTCTACCGGACCCGGGCGGTCTGACGCTTGCTCGGGGCACCGCTGTTCCGGGCCCGGCGTAGGGTGCCGCGATGGACATGACCCTGGTGCGCCGAGGCCCGGTCGACGACGCCGCGCTCTCGGCCCTGCACGCTCGTGCGTTCGAGAGTCCTCCGGGGGCAGTGACACCGTGGTCCGCGCGGCTGGAGCGGCACAGCCTGACCTGGATCACGGCCGCTGATCCCGCAGGGAACCTGGTGGGGTTCGTCAATGTGATCGGTGACGGCGGGGTACACGCGGTGCTGCTGGACACGGTCGTCGAGCCCGGACACCAGGGGCAGGGGATCGGGCGTGCGCTGGTCGCGGAGGCTGCCGCGGCTGCGCGTGACCTGGGGTGCGAGTGGCTGCACGTCGACTTCGAGGCCGACCGGGCGGGCTTCTACCTGGAGTGCTGCGGCTTTCGGACGACGGCGGCCGGGCTGATGCGACTGACGGACGCCGCGGTCAGCGCGTGAACTCGTGGTTGTCCCAGTCGTAGGGCTGAGGCCAAGGCAGGTCGGGGTGCGGAACCTTCGAGGGCTCGAGGCGTAGCTGGAGCGAGTGCCACCGCAGATCGACGACTCTGAACTCGGCCTGGGTCCCGGGAACGGGCCATGACGCCCTGTTGTGGTGGAACCACAGAGCGTCGACGAAGCCGTGGACAGGGGAATGCCCGATGTCGACGTAGGTACCTGTGGCACCAGGCGGCCAGGGGTTGGTTCCGAACGTTCCCTGAACGAGCGACCCGTAGGGGAACGGGCCTGTCGTCGTGCGTTCGAAGCGCCGCTGGTTCTCGGCTGCCTGGAACACGTGGTCGAACTCGTCGACCTCGACCGGGATCGCGGATGGAGGGGTACCCACTACACCTTCTGCGAGTACGCCGTAGACGGCCTCGTAAAGCTGAACGCCAAGGAGCCCTGCCCGGTCTCTTGAGTCGAGTAACCGGTCCTGGCGTGCTGCCACGATCGGCTCGCCGCTACGCAGGACCACGTGTCTGGACGCGTATCCCTCGTCGTCGAGCTCGAACCAGTGCCACTCGTCCTCGTCGGCCCAGTAGGCGCGAAATCGTCGCAGCACGCAGCAGACTGTAGCGTCGGCGTGGCTGTGCAGCTGCGGTTTCTGGCTCTTCCCGTCGACCAGCCGAGGACTCTGTCGTGAACCCCGACTCGATCCCGAACCTCGCCTGTGATCTCATCTCTCGCGGTGTTGACGTCGTGGGCCAGATCGCGGTCGACGCGCGCGAGGCTCGCGCGCTGGTGCAGGTGTCGCCTGACGCCACGCCGGTGGAGTTCGTCGTCGACCTCCAGGGGCTGGAGCGCTTCATCGCATCGGCTCGCGACAGCGCGCGCGACGTCTTCCCCGATGTCGACCCGGTCGAGGGTGGGCTGCGGCTTGTCTCCGAGCA
Coding sequences within it:
- a CDS encoding response regulator, whose product is MSIRVVVADDQDLVRTGLVMILGAQPDVEVVGEAADGLAALDLATRLRPDVLLVDIRMPGIDGVEVTRRLAGQDVADPMAVVVITTFDLDEYVLGALRAGARGFLLKDAGPELLVQAIHAAADGDALIAPNVTRRLLASFADQAPAAPVQPIDPLTEREEEVLALVARGRTNAEIGAVLFVGLSTVKTHVASLMTKLGARNRVEVAMWAYDTRRVRADQPTRRRSDQG
- a CDS encoding sensor histidine kinase encodes the protein MVTFRRSVWHEPRPADARPVGRLDWLLAGVFAAAALVEGIVRPGLAWRPVVTVLALALVPALLWRRSRPLLAVLVGWGVAGVLSVLQLTAHAGDLGLYSMIAVLILLYALVRWGSGREIVLGTAFVAVIVVLGMYATSAGWTDVFGGSVLLLLVVALAVVFRYRAALSHRQQREIRNQERVALARELHDTVAHHVSAIAVQAQAGGVVAGVQPEKAAEVLAAIESEASRTLAEMRSMVRVLREEEAVAYSPQLGVADLPALARADTNPTVEVTLNGSLTRLAPPVDTALYRLAQESLTNAVRHARSATRVGIDVRREGDIVRLRVSDDGQAEPGPVPEPGFGLLGMAERAQLLGGSFSAGPRPEGGWTVEAVLPVEVSA
- a CDS encoding DUF6326 family protein, translated to MSTSQPTTTLEDPRIPVRAKLAAAWTSFMFLYAYVDILGFFTPGIVKDILAGRVYEFDLSQTFSTTALTLMAVPIFMVVLSMTLPARASRIANLVVAALYVPVTVFNVAGGFWLYFYGLGVVLELIVLALILRYAWTWPRTARSASLATGADREGVRARQRA
- a CDS encoding GNAT family N-acetyltransferase, producing MDMTLVRRGPVDDAALSALHARAFESPPGAVTPWSARLERHSLTWITAADPAGNLVGFVNVIGDGGVHAVLLDTVVEPGHQGQGIGRALVAEAAAAARDLGCEWLHVDFEADRAGFYLECCGFRTTAAGLMRLTDAAVSA